A single region of the Silene latifolia isolate original U9 population chromosome 8, ASM4854445v1, whole genome shotgun sequence genome encodes:
- the LOC141594815 gene encoding uncharacterized protein LOC141594815 produces the protein MRRVKEKLDGYYGMEVDSMGRSGGLAFLWKKEIDCIFRSSSVHYMDFTVREENKEWRVTGFYGWSAVADRHLSWELLRLLGRQSTLPWLCIGDYNEVLFSTKMKGGSRAQWQMNNFQAVVNECGLRDIRWEGYRYTWDNGQAGVDNRQSMIDRAMCTDSWLELFPYAKLFHLEHEWPDHSPIRLVSGDGC, from the coding sequence ATGCGGAGGGTGAAGGAAAAATTAGATGGGTATTATGGGATGGAAGTGGATAGTATGGGAAGGTCGGGTGGTCTCGCTTTCTTGTGGAAAAAGGAGATTGATTGCATATTTAGATCATCCTCGGTTCATTACATGGACTTTACTGTGAGGGAGGAAAACAAGGAGTGGAGAGTGACGGGGTTTTATGGTTGGTCGGCGGTTGCAGATAGGCATCTATCTTGGGAATTGCTTCGCCTTCTTGGGAGGCAATCGACGCTTCCATGGCTTTGCATTGGTGACTATAATGAGGTCTTGTTTTCAACCAAGATGAAAGGGGGCAGTCGAGCACAGTGGCAGATGAATAATTTTCAGGCTGTTGTGAATGAGTGTGGGCTAAGGGACATCAGGTGGGAAGGGTACCGGTACACTTGGGATAATGGGCAAGCGGGAGTGGATAATAGACAAAGCATGATTGACCGAGCTATGTGTACTGATTCGTGGTTGGAGCTGTTTCCTTATGCAAAATTATTCCATTTGGAGCACGAATGGCCGGATCATTCCCCAATTAGACTGGTGAGTGGTGACGGATGTTAG